TAAAAAATTGACAACTGTGATATTGTAACAAGAAACAGTGAAAAGAGTACCCGATGAAAAGCACAAATAAAAGCGATACTGAAAATTTAACGGAAAACCCAATCATTGAGGCGAGAAATCTGAGGAAAGTCTTTGGTGATCTTGTAGCTGTCGACAATGTTTCTTTCACGGTATTTCCGGGAGAATGTTTCGGTATCCTGGGACCGAACGGCGCCGGAAAAACTTCAACCATTAGAATGATCTATGGCTTTTCACCTATGGCAAGCGGTATCCTTGAGGTCTTCGGTCTCGATGTCACACAAAACGCGAGAGCCATAAAATCCAGAATTGGTGTGTGTCAGCAGGAAAACAATCTAGATCCTGACCTCACAGTACAACAAAATTTAGAAGTTTTTGCCCGATATTTTAACATTCCCACCAGGACGGCGCGCATACAGACACAGAATCTTCTTAAGTTTATTGCCCTTGATCATCGCAAAGATACCAGGGCTATGGAACTTTCCGGAGGCATGATGCGCCGTCTGGTTCTGGCCCGCGCACTGCTCAACCAACCGGAACTTTTAATTCTGGATGAACCCACTACGGGACTGGACCCCCAATCCCGTCACCAGGTATGGGAACGTTTGGAGGAACTTCAAGCAAAAGGGCTTTCCATTCTTCTTACGACCCACAACATGGAAGAAGCTTCCCGGCTTTGTGATCGTCTTATCATCATGGATCATGGACGCGTTCTGGTAGAGGGAAAAACTCTCGATCTGATCAGGCAATATATAGGCCACGATATCATCGAAGTGGTTGAACCGGGCCATACATTAAGGGCATTCGTACAATCAAGGAATCTGAAACACGAAGACCTGGGCCATCGTCTCATTATATATGTTGAAGATGGAAATTCGCTGTACCATGAGATCAGGAAAGATTATTGTAAGGGAGGTTGTATCATGCGCATGGCGACCCTGGAAGACGTCTTTTTAAAATTAACAGGCAGGGAACTGAGAGAATGAAAAGAATACCATTACCCCATATATCCCGGCGGTTTTTGCGGGTCTGGCAGAGAAACTTTACTGTTTACCGGCAAAACTGGAAGATCAGCTTTGTTCCTCCCCTGCTCGAACCCCTTTTCTATTTACTTGCCTTCGGCGTCGGCTTGAGCGCCCTGATTGGAACAATTCATTACCAGGGATCTCAAATATCATATATCGCTTTCATCGCACCGGCCCTGATTGCCATCAACATTATGAATAACGCCTTCTTCGAGAATACCTATGCCTCATTTGTGCGCATGTATTATCAAAAAACATTCGATGCCATGATGGCGACACCGCTTTCCCTTGAAGAAATTATCACAGGGGAAATCATCTGGGGAGCCACCAAAGCGGTTATCGCCACGGCAATTATGCTTGGGGTCATTAGCTTATTTGGCCTCATCCGTTACCCTGAAGGCCTTTTGATTATCCCGCTGGCTTTTATCGCGGGAATTGCCTTTGGTTCAATCGGGATGTATTTCACTGGGATTGTGCCTAACATAGAATTGTTTAACCTGCCGGTTTTTCTCTTCATTACCCCAATGTTTCTCTTCAGCGGAACTTTTTTCCCCATTGAGAATCTGCCCGGGTGGGCTCAGCATCTTGCCGTTCTTTTACCATTGACTCACATGGTAAATCTCACAAGGTCTTTAAGTCTCGGTATCATTGATCTATCACTGTTGACGGGGCTTTGTTATTTTGTAATCACGTGCCTTATCTTTTTCCCGTTAGCGATTCACAAAATGCACCGGCGCTTAATCAAATGATCTTTAAGGGGTTTAAAAAAGAAAAATTTGTGAAAATGATAGCGACATGTGACGGCATTTGGTTCATCCGGTTGATGCGTGCTTCCTGTTATCCACAATCTGCTAAACTCTATAACTATCCGAGATTACAAGTCGTACTCATCGGTATAATCTCATCACAGCAACCGAGGAGTTGTAGGTATTGTGCGCAACAAAAGATGCGTCCTGAGATCGTTCGTTTCAAATTCTGCCTGTCCAAGCGTCATAACAAAATGA
This region of Deltaproteobacteria bacterium genomic DNA includes:
- a CDS encoding ABC transporter permease codes for the protein MKRIPLPHISRRFLRVWQRNFTVYRQNWKISFVPPLLEPLFYLLAFGVGLSALIGTIHYQGSQISYIAFIAPALIAINIMNNAFFENTYASFVRMYYQKTFDAMMATPLSLEEIITGEIIWGATKAVIATAIMLGVISLFGLIRYPEGLLIIPLAFIAGIAFGSIGMYFTGIVPNIELFNLPVFLFITPMFLFSGTFFPIENLPGWAQHLAVLLPLTHMVNLTRSLSLGIIDLSLLTGLCYFVITCLIFFPLAIHKMHRRLIK
- a CDS encoding ATP-binding cassette domain-containing protein; protein product: MKSTNKSDTENLTENPIIEARNLRKVFGDLVAVDNVSFTVFPGECFGILGPNGAGKTSTIRMIYGFSPMASGILEVFGLDVTQNARAIKSRIGVCQQENNLDPDLTVQQNLEVFARYFNIPTRTARIQTQNLLKFIALDHRKDTRAMELSGGMMRRLVLARALLNQPELLILDEPTTGLDPQSRHQVWERLEELQAKGLSILLTTHNMEEASRLCDRLIIMDHGRVLVEGKTLDLIRQYIGHDIIEVVEPGHTLRAFVQSRNLKHEDLGHRLIIYVEDGNSLYHEIRKDYCKGGCIMRMATLEDVFLKLTGRELRE